The Leucobacter sp. UCMA 4100 genome window below encodes:
- a CDS encoding DUF5979 domain-containing protein, giving the protein MSARFRMPGSRRFSGQTNFTSTVAHARNRLAVAAAMVLALALWCIGLGAALPAHAAVTGEVTDVTMSTSTLSNGQGGEVCFSFTFPAGSDADDTVTLQAPEDFTLSAPSAFPSGQPIYGPGDVVLAHVTVTATTVTITRVPNAASWGAIETTAKPCARFTYTGDIQAGQTRPVEWVADNQTFPKEIEGAPIVPATYAPRKSGVFFFTSEGEPRIRWTYMSPIGPEPAGAVTLHDDIGAGQALDCSTISGSIRWWDQSYPEGKDGFTGDYVSWVSDTYSCNPGSGFEGVLAPQIPAPEPGGNPSSEGGAGTERIAYINLSYETVVTDFSLASGAGWSNSMVFKGQRTPTDLRNKTVAFPGSANGNRAIEVSKTVTGYTSDLDPADTYRLKVTCLDSGGQPVSVTPSDEVLVTAGETQTVYAAIGSTCSVTEPDPGDAVAEYSQEVTITHVLEDTFALSVTNDFPTPMRDLTVTKHVTGHLESAEGKTFILTVDCRAEEVSADTFPQDIELAAEQSTTIEAPAGTHCDVTESDAQGATGTASEGVSITTNPDSTFALSVTNDFATPDPEPEPKPDPDPDPDPDPDPDPEPKPKPDDQTPGKDGPGTTKPAPNDQTTPVAKPAPKGPAKGQLAATGTGENALALIAASGFIALLAATALFAAGSISRRRQHAEH; this is encoded by the coding sequence GTGTCTGCTCGTTTCAGAATGCCCGGTTCGCGACGATTCTCGGGGCAAACCAACTTCACGTCGACAGTCGCTCACGCTCGAAACCGGCTTGCCGTAGCCGCCGCGATGGTGCTCGCCCTCGCCCTGTGGTGCATCGGCCTCGGGGCCGCGTTACCTGCCCATGCAGCGGTCACGGGTGAGGTGACCGACGTCACCATGTCGACCAGCACGCTCAGCAACGGACAGGGCGGCGAGGTCTGTTTCAGCTTCACCTTCCCGGCGGGCAGCGACGCCGACGATACCGTCACGCTGCAGGCACCGGAAGATTTCACCCTGTCAGCTCCCAGCGCATTCCCCTCGGGGCAACCGATTTACGGCCCGGGCGACGTGGTTCTCGCACACGTCACAGTGACCGCGACAACCGTCACGATCACTCGAGTGCCGAACGCTGCTTCGTGGGGAGCCATCGAGACAACGGCCAAACCCTGCGCGCGTTTTACCTACACTGGAGACATTCAAGCAGGCCAAACCAGGCCGGTGGAGTGGGTCGCAGACAATCAGACTTTCCCGAAGGAAATCGAGGGCGCGCCGATCGTTCCCGCGACCTACGCTCCCAGAAAAAGTGGGGTGTTCTTCTTCACGAGCGAGGGCGAGCCGCGCATTCGCTGGACATACATGTCGCCGATCGGGCCCGAACCGGCGGGCGCGGTCACCCTGCACGACGACATCGGAGCCGGGCAAGCACTCGACTGCTCGACGATCTCGGGCTCGATCCGCTGGTGGGATCAGTCGTACCCAGAGGGCAAAGATGGGTTCACCGGAGATTATGTCTCATGGGTCAGCGACACCTACAGCTGTAACCCGGGCTCCGGCTTCGAGGGCGTTCTTGCCCCACAGATTCCCGCCCCCGAGCCGGGCGGCAACCCGAGCAGCGAGGGAGGAGCCGGAACCGAGCGCATCGCGTACATCAACCTTTCGTACGAAACCGTGGTGACTGACTTCTCGCTCGCGAGCGGTGCCGGCTGGTCAAACTCAATGGTGTTCAAGGGGCAACGAACGCCAACAGACCTGAGAAACAAAACGGTGGCCTTTCCGGGCAGCGCTAACGGCAACCGGGCCATTGAGGTGAGCAAAACCGTCACCGGCTACACAAGCGATCTCGACCCGGCCGATACCTACCGCCTGAAGGTGACGTGCCTCGACAGCGGCGGGCAGCCGGTGAGCGTCACTCCGTCTGACGAGGTGTTGGTGACGGCGGGCGAAACCCAAACCGTGTACGCGGCAATCGGTTCAACCTGCAGCGTCACCGAGCCCGACCCTGGCGATGCCGTCGCCGAGTACTCGCAAGAGGTGACCATCACTCACGTGCTCGAAGACACCTTCGCGCTCTCGGTCACGAACGACTTCCCGACGCCGATGCGCGACCTCACCGTCACCAAACACGTCACCGGACACCTCGAGAGCGCCGAGGGCAAAACCTTCATCCTCACCGTCGACTGCCGAGCCGAAGAGGTCTCAGCCGACACGTTCCCGCAAGACATCGAGCTGGCCGCAGAGCAAAGCACCACCATCGAAGCACCCGCGGGAACCCACTGCGACGTCACCGAGTCAGACGCCCAGGGGGCAACCGGCACCGCCTCAGAGGGCGTCTCGATCACCACGAACCCCGACAGCACCTTCGCGCTCTCGGTCACAAACGACTTCGCGACGCCCGACCCGGAACCCGAGCCGAAGCCAGACCCTGATCCAGATCCAGATCCAGATCCAGATCCAGATCCAGAGCCGAAGCCAAAGCCCGACGATCAGACACCAGGCAAAGATGGCCCGGGCACCACGAAGCCGGCCCCGAACGACCAGACAACGCCCGTCGCCAAGCCTGCCCCGAAGGGTCCCGCCAAGGGGCAACTCGCCGCGACCGGCACGGGCGAGAACGCCCTCGCGCTCATCGCCGCGAGCGGATTCATCGCGCTTCTCGCCGCGACGGCGCTCTTCGCGGCCGGCTCGATCTCCCGCCGCAGGCAGCACGCCGAACACTAG
- a CDS encoding flavin-containing monooxygenase, with product MTTETHTTEQAGAQQLDETAEILIIGAGFAGLGMGAQLRRAGREDFLIIERAGEVGGTWRDNTYPGAACDVPSHLYSFSFAMNPDWSGFYTPGPEIQNYLLNVTEQEGLRPHLRLNANMDEAKWDEQAERWIVRTSRGTYTGRYLITGTGHLADPSLPDIPGLADFEGDIFHSARWNHDVDLTGKRVAVVGTGASAIQVVPEMAEIASELTVFQRTPAWVIPRIVKPYSAATRRKFARDAESMQRERDDIFWFAESAYAQRRAVPAALAEVTANALGNLERAVPDPELRAKLTPSYMPGCKRVLSSNAYYPTFNRENVTLEASALTRVEGTTAYGADGVGYEVDAIVLCTGFEAAQPPFAEAIFDGEGVSLANHWSTGMSAFDSTAVSGFPNLFAINGPNTSLGHNSIVYIIESQVQYILEALDRADAEGLRTLVPARPAEEEYVAKIQERAATSVWLMDGGCNSWYVDPRSGNLTLIWPDYAYDFRARNGHFTGAGFLSRGADGTVRPLTEQQPKAEATLI from the coding sequence ATGACAACTGAAACACACACCACCGAACAGGCCGGGGCACAGCAGCTCGACGAAACGGCCGAGATTCTCATCATTGGCGCGGGCTTCGCTGGTCTCGGCATGGGCGCACAGCTGCGTCGTGCCGGCCGCGAAGACTTTCTCATCATCGAGCGTGCCGGCGAGGTTGGCGGCACCTGGCGCGACAACACTTACCCCGGGGCGGCGTGCGACGTGCCGAGCCACCTCTACTCGTTCTCGTTCGCGATGAACCCCGACTGGTCGGGCTTCTACACGCCCGGTCCCGAGATTCAGAACTACCTGTTGAACGTCACCGAGCAGGAGGGCCTTCGCCCGCACCTGCGCTTGAACGCGAACATGGACGAGGCGAAGTGGGACGAGCAGGCGGAGCGGTGGATCGTGCGCACCTCTCGGGGAACCTACACCGGCCGGTACCTCATCACCGGCACGGGGCACCTTGCTGACCCGAGCCTGCCCGATATCCCGGGCCTCGCCGATTTCGAGGGCGACATCTTTCACTCAGCGCGGTGGAACCACGATGTCGACCTCACCGGCAAGCGCGTCGCCGTTGTCGGCACGGGCGCCTCGGCCATTCAGGTGGTGCCAGAGATGGCCGAGATCGCGAGCGAGCTCACGGTCTTTCAGCGCACGCCAGCCTGGGTGATCCCGCGAATCGTGAAGCCATACTCGGCCGCCACCCGCCGCAAGTTCGCGCGCGACGCCGAGTCGATGCAGCGCGAGCGTGACGACATCTTCTGGTTCGCCGAGTCGGCCTACGCGCAGCGCCGTGCGGTTCCTGCGGCGCTCGCCGAGGTGACGGCCAACGCGCTCGGCAACCTTGAGCGCGCGGTGCCAGACCCCGAGCTTCGCGCGAAGCTCACGCCGAGCTACATGCCCGGTTGCAAGCGCGTGCTCTCGTCGAACGCCTACTACCCGACCTTTAACCGCGAGAACGTGACGCTCGAGGCAAGCGCGCTCACGCGGGTCGAGGGCACCACGGCCTACGGGGCCGACGGCGTGGGCTACGAGGTCGACGCGATCGTGCTGTGCACGGGCTTCGAAGCGGCGCAGCCCCCGTTCGCCGAGGCGATCTTCGACGGCGAGGGAGTCTCGCTCGCCAACCACTGGTCGACCGGCATGTCGGCGTTCGATTCGACGGCGGTTTCGGGCTTCCCGAACCTCTTCGCGATCAACGGCCCCAACACCTCGCTCGGCCACAACTCGATCGTCTACATCATCGAGTCGCAGGTGCAGTACATTCTCGAGGCCCTCGACCGGGCTGATGCCGAGGGGCTGCGCACGCTCGTTCCGGCTCGCCCAGCCGAAGAAGAGTACGTCGCCAAGATTCAGGAGCGGGCCGCAACCTCGGTCTGGCTCATGGATGGCGGCTGCAACTCGTGGTACGTCGATCCGCGTTCGGGCAACCTCACGCTCATCTGGCCCGACTACGCCTACGACTTCAGGGCGCGCAACGGTCACTTCACGGGCGCGGGCTTCCTCTCGCGCGGCGCCGACGGCACCGTTCGCCCGCTCACCGAGCAGCAGCCGAAGGCCGAGGCCACGCTCATCTAG
- a CDS encoding alpha/beta hydrolase, which yields MTHTDEPESGTEPGERPDRPERPLLSAVLKPFAAPRLNMREDYEKVRRFQRRLASRPGAKYQALDRELVSADGTHEIPLRIFVPKELTRDEVLLFFHGGGWVTGDIESYSPSCATMAELTGCIVASVDYRLAPEHPFPAGLEDCLRITRLVLADPELVGAETPEQIVLVGDSAGANLAAVVSQQLRDSGEPGAARQILLYPVTHWDHDPHTSPFASVRNLGDDYRLTNTEVQDYLDLYAPIEADQRSARVAPLLATDFSSQPKTLLLSAGLDLLRDEGEAYAEALAAAGNDVRVHRVEGALHGFITLPRFSRSLREGYEVITEFLDAGLRGPGGEAGGA from the coding sequence ATGACGCATACCGACGAGCCCGAGAGTGGCACCGAGCCAGGCGAACGGCCAGACCGCCCCGAGCGGCCGCTGCTGAGCGCCGTGCTGAAGCCGTTCGCCGCGCCCCGGCTCAACATGCGTGAAGACTACGAGAAGGTGCGCCGGTTCCAGCGCCGCCTCGCCTCGCGGCCCGGGGCCAAGTATCAGGCGCTCGACCGCGAGCTTGTTTCGGCCGATGGCACCCACGAGATTCCGCTGCGCATCTTCGTTCCGAAGGAGCTCACGCGCGACGAGGTGCTCCTCTTCTTCCATGGCGGCGGCTGGGTCACGGGCGATATCGAGAGCTACAGCCCCTCGTGCGCGACGATGGCCGAGCTCACCGGCTGCATCGTCGCCTCGGTTGACTACCGGCTGGCGCCTGAGCACCCGTTTCCGGCGGGCCTTGAAGACTGCCTGCGCATCACGAGGCTCGTGCTTGCCGACCCAGAACTCGTGGGCGCCGAGACCCCCGAGCAGATCGTGCTCGTGGGCGATTCGGCCGGGGCGAATCTCGCGGCCGTGGTCTCGCAGCAGCTGCGCGACAGCGGCGAGCCCGGTGCCGCGCGACAAATCTTGCTGTACCCGGTGACGCACTGGGATCACGATCCGCACACCTCGCCGTTTGCCTCGGTGCGCAACCTCGGCGACGACTACCGGCTCACGAATACCGAGGTGCAGGACTATCTTGACCTCTACGCGCCCATCGAGGCGGATCAGCGCAGCGCCCGAGTGGCCCCGCTGCTCGCGACCGATTTTTCCAGCCAGCCCAAGACGCTGCTGCTCTCGGCCGGGCTCGATCTCTTGCGCGACGAGGGTGAGGCTTACGCCGAGGCGCTCGCCGCCGCGGGCAATGACGTGCGCGTGCACCGGGTCGAGGGGGCGCTACACGGGTTCATCACTCTGCCGCGCTTCTCGCGTTCGCTGCGCGAGGGCTACGAGGTAATCACCGAGTTTCTTGACGCCGGGCTCAGAGGGCCGGGCGGCGAAGCGGGAGGCGCGTGA
- a CDS encoding alpha/beta fold hydrolase: MSLTETTQTSQLDVHGSMVTVHDSTTTIDGGRPLVLVHGTGGTTASHFGHLFPMMATRTRVIGVDWAPPAEGTELTLDLLVAQVREAVDTVLGPDTPFDLLGYSLGSVVAEALAARLGSRVQHLILVAGWITTDLQQGLRNQVWHSLYENDRDALSRYTAFCGFSGQFLQQFTPEMLEGALTTLTADEFLRQQMALNAEIDLSDEIERITARTLIVSCSDDIMVPGHHQRQLLGAIEDARLTTVSSGHAIFFERQSELMQITDLFLREPDRFAAGSIIPETRS; the protein is encoded by the coding sequence ATGTCTCTCACTGAAACGACGCAAACCTCGCAGCTCGACGTGCACGGCAGCATGGTGACCGTGCACGATTCGACGACAACCATCGACGGCGGCCGCCCGCTCGTGCTCGTGCACGGCACCGGTGGCACCACGGCGAGCCACTTCGGCCACCTCTTCCCGATGATGGCGACCAGAACCCGAGTGATCGGCGTCGACTGGGCGCCACCGGCAGAGGGCACCGAACTCACCCTCGACCTACTCGTCGCACAGGTGCGCGAGGCGGTCGACACGGTACTCGGCCCCGACACCCCCTTCGACCTGCTGGGCTACTCGCTCGGCTCGGTCGTGGCCGAGGCGCTGGCCGCGAGGCTCGGCTCACGCGTGCAGCACCTCATTCTCGTTGCGGGGTGGATCACCACCGACCTTCAGCAGGGCCTGCGCAACCAGGTGTGGCACAGCCTGTACGAAAACGATCGCGATGCGCTGAGTCGCTACACCGCGTTCTGCGGTTTCTCGGGCCAGTTCTTGCAGCAGTTCACCCCCGAGATGCTCGAGGGTGCGCTCACGACGCTCACCGCGGACGAGTTCTTGCGCCAGCAGATGGCGCTGAACGCCGAGATCGACCTGAGCGACGAGATCGAGCGCATCACCGCACGCACGCTCATCGTCTCGTGCAGTGACGACATCATGGTTCCGGGCCACCACCAGCGACAGCTGCTCGGCGCGATTGAAGATGCGCGCCTGACGACCGTTTCGAGCGGCCACGCGATCTTCTTTGAGCGCCAGTCTGAGCTCATGCAGATCACCGATCTCTTCCTGCGCGAGCCCGACCGCTTCGCTGCAGGGTCGATCATTCCCGAGACCCGGTCTTGA